GGGTTGTACCGCGAATGGGACCGATCAGCTCCATCATGGGCGAAATTATGCAAATTGCAATACCAATTGATGAGGCTAAGATTTCTCCAATGCAAGTTCGCGAGTATGCAGACTGGGTTTTAAGACCTCGATTAATGGCGATTCCTGGAGTTGCTCAGGTTATTCCAATCGGAGGTCAGGTCCGTCAATTTCAAGTCCAGCCTAATACGCGGCGAATGTCCGAGCTAGGGGTGACGGTATCGCAGCTGGAGGGGGTTCTTAGGGGGCATTCATCGAATACTTCTGGGGGCTTCATTGAGGTTAATAACAAGGAATACCTGATTCGTAACATTGGCAGAACTTCTAGCTTGGATGATTTGAGAAACTTGGCAGTCACAACAAAGGGTGGTCAGCAAATTTTGCTAAAGCAAATAGCTGAGGTTACATTTGCGCCAGCAGTTAAGCGAGGTGATGCTGGTTATGAAGGGGGTCCCGCAGTTATCTTGGGAATTCAAAAGCAACCATTGGCCGACACAATCGATTTGAGTTTAAAAATTGAAAATGCACTGAATCAATTAAAGCAAGGCCTTCCTGAAGGGATGAATGCGCCCAGAATGACGTTTAGGCAGGCTACATTTATAGAGGCATCTATCAATACACTTGAGGGAAAACTGATTGGTGCTTCAATCTTTGTAGCAATTATTTTGTATCTGTTTTTGGGTACATTCAGGCCAGTTTTTATTTCATTGACTGCAATTCCAATATCGATATTAATCACTGCGTTAGTTTTTAAATACTTTGGTCTTTCCATTAACACTATGACCTTAGGAGGTCTTGCTATTGCTATTGGTGGACTAGTGGATGATGCGGTTGTTGATGTTGAAAATATCATTCGCAGACTGAAAATCAATACCGATAAGCCAGAAGGTGAGCGTGTCAGCATTATTGAGGTAGTGCGGATGGCATCACTTGAAGTGAGAACCGGGATTATCTACGCAACTGCCATCATAGTATTGGTTTTTATTCCCTTATTTGCACTTTCGGGAATTGAAGGTAAATTGTTTACCCCTCTTGGGATAGCGTTTATAGTTTCTACGCTGGCCTCTTTGATCGTGTCGGTAACGGTTACGCCAGTATTGAGTTATTACCTATTGCCAGCCATGAAACAGGCTAGCCATGGAGATACCAAAATCCTAGTTTGGCTTAAATCGCATTACCAAATAATGCTCAATCGATTTTTGGTGGCGCCAAAAAGATATATTGTTTACGCCGCTTCCTTGGTTCTCGTTTCTGGGCTCAGCATTTTTGTAATGCCAACTGCTTTTTTGCCTCCGTTTAATGAAGGGACATTATTGGTAGGTTTGAGACTCAATCCGGGGGTTGCCTTAACCGAATCTTCAGCGATTGCGCGGCAAGCTGAAGTACTTATTCGTCAAATCCCTGAGGTGACCTATGTTGGCAGAAGGAGTGGTCGCGCTGAGCTTGATGAGCACGCGGAAGGCGTACATGTTAGTGAGCTTGATGTGGGACTTAAGCCTGCAAAAGAATTAACAAGATCTATGGCTGATATTCAAGATGACATTCGAAAGAGATTGGTGAACTTACCTGCTGCGATTGCGATAGGGCAACCTATCTCACACAGAATCGACCACATGCTATCAGGAGTGCGTTCACAAATTGCCATCAAGATTTTTGGTGATGACTTGGATATTTTGCGCAGTCAAGCAGATTTATTACGCTCAAAATTATCTGGAGTTTCAGGTCTCGTAGACTTAGAGATTGAAAAGCAAGTATTAGCTCCGCAAATTAAAGTACGAATTAATTATGACCTTGCATCGCAATATGGAGTCTCCACATCTCAAGTCATGGAGGTATTGCAGTCAATAGTAGAAGGGGAGCGCCTTTCTCAAATCATCGAGGGAAGTAAACGTTTTGGGCTTGTGCTGAAATTGCCAGAGACTTCTCGAACGCTTGATGGGTTGTCTGATGTTTTAATTGATACTCCGCTTGGAAGAATACCGCTTTCAAAGATTGCTTCCTTGGAGGATAGCGATGGTCCCAATCAAATTAGCAGGGATGATGGGAAAAGGCGAATTGTCATTTCTGCAAATACATCAAATAGGGCGTTATCTGACGTAGTAAAAGAAATTAGGGTTGTAGTCGATAATTTCCGTATGCCCGAAGGTTATTTCGTTACGTTAGGAGGACAATTTGTCGCTCAAGAAATGGCCTCTAAGTTGATTGGATTTTTATCAATTGGCTCATTGCTAATGATGTTTGCTGTACTTTATACAAAGTACAAATCAACCCTTTTTTCTCTCATGATTATGTCCAACATCCCATTGGCAATGATTGGCGCAGTCATTGGCTTATGGCTATCTGGTCAGCCACTGTCAATTGCCGCCCTCATCGGATTTATCACGCTAGCTGGTATCTCGGTGCGAAATGGAATCTTAAAAATAAGCCACTACCTAAATCTGATGAGGCTAGAGGGTGAGGCATTTAGTAAGTCAATGATAGTAAGAGGTTCAATTGAGAGATTGTCACCAGTTTTGATGACAGCGTTAGTTACAGCATTCGCTTTAGCGCCTTTGCTTTTTGAGGCGGAACGGCCGGGAACGGAGATATTGCATCCTGTGGCGGTTGTAATTTTCTCTGGGCTTATTAGCTCAACCTTATTAGATACCTTTTTAACGCCGGCTATGTTTTGGCTCTATGGAAAGAAAGACGCTGAAAAATCATTATTAATTACAAATGCACAAGAGGGATATTAAAAATGAAAATTCGATCACTTATATTAACGTTCGTTATTTTTCTATCGACTACATCTATTGCAAATGCTGACGGGAGGCATGATCATGCCCCTCTATTTGGAGGAAAAATATTTGTAGTCAAGGATATTGATGTTGAGCTTGTCGCAAAAAATGATTTAGTGCAAATTTATGTGCGAGATCATGGAAAGCCTATTGACATTAATGGGGGAAACGCAAAGCTGACATTACTAAATGGAGCAAGCAAGCAAGAATATGAGCTTGCTGCAAATAGGGAAAATTTTGAGATAAGAGGAAAATTTAATATAGAAAAGGGTACTAAGGTAATTGCAATTATTAAATTGAAAAATCAAGTCATTACGGCTAGATATGTTTACTGAGACACCACTTTTTTGATCTAGGTTTTAAGACGGTAGATAGCTAGAATGATTATATGGAGTTCGGGGTCATGGGAGAGTAATTTATTCAGGATGAATAAATTACCATCTTAGCGCCATCTTCAATCCTCACCACAATAGCGCCAGCCTTTTTCTTTCTTAGGGCTAGTGCGTCATTGAAGTTTCCATATGTGCCTGCAGTCATCCATGATAAGTAGGCATTACTTATTTTGTATTGCGCTTTATAGCTGGTTGAAGACATTTTCTTTGTGCTTTCTACTTTTGATAGAAATCTTGCTCGGCCTGCAAATAAGATTAATCTCCTTTTAGCAAAGTTATTATTACTACACATAACACCACACACCGATCCTTAGGCGACGTAACCTCTTGATATCAAAGAGGTCTGTTATGGTTATCTGTTCTCATAATCCTTGGGTCGCTGGTTCGAGTCCAGCTGGGCCCACCAATAAATTCAATGACTTAGCGTGAAAACGCTAGGTCATTTTTTTATAAATGTGTAGTTGGTGTGCAGTAAATATCACCGCTAGAGCCCAATAGATATATGGGTCTTGGTTGGGTATCTAAAGTATCAGTGGACTTATCCTGATTGATAATTTTTACCGAAGTAATTAGACACGTGCTCTATATGTAAGAAGAGTACATTTGTAAAAAAATTGAACCGAGTGTTTAAAACAATCCAACTACCTTTCCACCAATCAAGTCAATCTTGTCAGCAGATGGGATTTTCGGCAAGCCCGGCATTGTCATAATATCGCCGCATACCATCACGATAAATTGAGCGCCGGCAGCAAGGCGAACTTCCCTAATATTAATGACGTGGTTATTGGGCGCCCCGCGTAATTTGGCGTCGGTTGAAAAAGAGCTCTGTGTTTTAGCTACACATACAGGGTAATGACCATAACCCTTTTCTTGCAAGTCTTGAATTTGTGCTCGAATCTTTGAGTCCGCAGTAACTTCACTAGCTCGATATACCTTTTTAGCAATTTGATTAATCTTGTCCCAGAGGCTATCAGACTCTTCATATACAAATTGCATTTGAGATGGCGTGTCACAAAGTTTGATCACCTCTTCAGCAAGATCTTTAGCGCCTTTGCCGCCATGTGCCCAATGGGAAGCAATAACCACTTTTACTCCCAAAGATTGCATTCGCTTTTTAATAAGATCGATTTCTGCGGGAGTATCACTTAAGAATTGGTTGATTGAAACTACACAGGGTATTTGGTATACCTTTGTGATATTTTCAACATGGCGCTCTAGGTTGACCAACCCCTTTTCAAGGGCTGTTAGATTTTCTTGGGTTAATTCTGATAGTTCGGCATTTCCATGGTATTTCATAGCACGAACAGTCACCACAATCACAGCAGCAGAGGGGCGCAAGCCTGATTTGCGGCATTTGATATCAATAAATTTTTCAGCCCCCAAGTCGGCACCAAAGCCCGCTTCGGTCACCACATAATCGGCCAGTTTGAGTGCTGCTTGGGTTGCAATCACCGAGTTACATCCATGCGCGATATTGGCAAAAGGTCCACCATGTACAAAGGCTGGATTGTTTTCAAGGGTTTGAACAAGGTTTGGTGCCAATGCATCTTTGAGTAACACCGTCATAGCCCCATGAGCGTTGAGATCTTTGGCAAAAATAGGTTTTAGATCGCGGGTATAGGCAACTACGATATTGGAGAGCCGTTCTTTAAGATCATCAAGCGACGTGGCTAAGCAGAATATTGCCATTACTTCAGAAGCAACTACGATATCAAACCCATCTTCACGCGGAAACCCATTACCTGGACCGCCAAGCCCATTAGTAATGTGCCGTAACGCGCGATCGTTCATGTCAACCACGCGTTTCCATTGAATTCGGCGGCTATCAATACCA
This DNA window, taken from Polynucleobacter sp. HIN5, encodes the following:
- a CDS encoding formate--tetrahydrofolate ligase — its product is MPSDIEIAQQAKMLRIAEVARDKLGISDEYLEPYGHFKAKVSLPYLETLKNRPNGKLILVTAINPTPAGEGKTTTTVGLGDALNYLGKKAIICLREPSLGPVFGVKGGAAGGGYAQIVPMEDINLHFTGDFSAIALANNLLAALIDNHIFHGNTLGIDSRRIQWKRVVDMNDRALRHITNGLGGPGNGFPREDGFDIVVASEVMAIFCLATSLDDLKERLSNIVVAYTRDLKPIFAKDLNAHGAMTVLLKDALAPNLVQTLENNPAFVHGGPFANIAHGCNSVIATQAALKLADYVVTEAGFGADLGAEKFIDIKCRKSGLRPSAAVIVVTVRAMKYHGNAELSELTQENLTALEKGLVNLERHVENITKVYQIPCVVSINQFLSDTPAEIDLIKKRMQSLGVKVVIASHWAHGGKGAKDLAEEVIKLCDTPSQMQFVYEESDSLWDKINQIAKKVYRASEVTADSKIRAQIQDLQEKGYGHYPVCVAKTQSSFSTDAKLRGAPNNHVINIREVRLAAGAQFIVMVCGDIMTMPGLPKIPSADKIDLIGGKVVGLF
- a CDS encoding efflux RND transporter permease subunit — translated: MFTWLLNFSLKNRLIVILIGLIIMAYGAFALQSMPVDVFPDLNKPTVTVMTEAGGMASEEVEQLITFPLETVMNGLPGVESVRSISSAGLSFIYITFNWSTDIYRARQMVSERLSTMENTLPDRVVPRMGPISSIMGEIMQIAIPIDEAKISPMQVREYADWVLRPRLMAIPGVAQVIPIGGQVRQFQVQPNTRRMSELGVTVSQLEGVLRGHSSNTSGGFIEVNNKEYLIRNIGRTSSLDDLRNLAVTTKGGQQILLKQIAEVTFAPAVKRGDAGYEGGPAVILGIQKQPLADTIDLSLKIENALNQLKQGLPEGMNAPRMTFRQATFIEASINTLEGKLIGASIFVAIILYLFLGTFRPVFISLTAIPISILITALVFKYFGLSINTMTLGGLAIAIGGLVDDAVVDVENIIRRLKINTDKPEGERVSIIEVVRMASLEVRTGIIYATAIIVLVFIPLFALSGIEGKLFTPLGIAFIVSTLASLIVSVTVTPVLSYYLLPAMKQASHGDTKILVWLKSHYQIMLNRFLVAPKRYIVYAASLVLVSGLSIFVMPTAFLPPFNEGTLLVGLRLNPGVALTESSAIARQAEVLIRQIPEVTYVGRRSGRAELDEHAEGVHVSELDVGLKPAKELTRSMADIQDDIRKRLVNLPAAIAIGQPISHRIDHMLSGVRSQIAIKIFGDDLDILRSQADLLRSKLSGVSGLVDLEIEKQVLAPQIKVRINYDLASQYGVSTSQVMEVLQSIVEGERLSQIIEGSKRFGLVLKLPETSRTLDGLSDVLIDTPLGRIPLSKIASLEDSDGPNQISRDDGKRRIVISANTSNRALSDVVKEIRVVVDNFRMPEGYFVTLGGQFVAQEMASKLIGFLSIGSLLMMFAVLYTKYKSTLFSLMIMSNIPLAMIGAVIGLWLSGQPLSIAALIGFITLAGISVRNGILKISHYLNLMRLEGEAFSKSMIVRGSIERLSPVLMTALVTAFALAPLLFEAERPGTEILHPVAVVIFSGLISSTLLDTFLTPAMFWLYGKKDAEKSLLITNAQEGY